A window from Montipora capricornis isolate CH-2021 chromosome 7, ASM3666992v2, whole genome shotgun sequence encodes these proteins:
- the LOC138058104 gene encoding serine-aspartate repeat-containing protein I-like isoform X3: MSRLVLFLCVLQTVSVMFPHSSAAPVHKRSLHNNRMENFNMEFMEQNDVPEEINSDEDWDPKDPEDITDSEDEADMNGKDSYQNNLEDIKHYDEKEEANMIEGIEDEDEDEDEDENEDEDVDVDEDEDDDEYKDQAEAKDEDEDEDEEKDKDKDKDKGKDKDKDKDKGKDKDKDKDKDKDRDRDRDRDRDEDEDDDEEKEKEKDKDKDKDKGRDRDRDRDRDEDEDEDEDEEKDKDKDKGKDRDRDRDRDRDRDRDRDRDRDRDRDRDRDEDEQKGKDKDKDKDKGKDRDRDRDRDRDRDRDRDRDRDRDRDRDRNEDEDEDEEKGKDKDKDKDKGKDRDRERDRDRDRDRDEDEDEEKDKDKDKAKDKGRDRDRDRDRDRDRDRDRDRDRDEDEDEEKGKDKDKDKGKDRDRDRDRDRDRDRDRDRDRDRDRDRDRDRDEDEEKDKGKDKDKDKGKDKDRDKDRDRDEDEDEDEDEDEEKGKDKDKDKDKDKDKGKGKDRDRERDRDRDRDRDTDRDREDEEKDKDKDKDRDRDRDRDRDRDRDRDRDEDEEKDKDKDKEDKGKDRDRDRDRDRDRDEDEDEDEEKGKDKDKDKDKDKDKGKDRDRERDRDRDRDRDEDEEKEKDKDKGKDRDRDRDRDRPDRDRDRDEDEEKGKDKDKGKGKDRDRERDRDRDRDRDRDRDEMEDEDSELFPGEYSEDETQADAGAPKGYFDRWINEEEEPEKSNSELMNANGN; the protein is encoded by the exons CGTTCGTTACATAACAACCGTATGGAAAACTTTAACATGGAATTCATGGAACAGAATGACGTACCGGAAGAAATAAATAGTGACGAAG ACTGGGACCCGAAAGACCCAGAAGACATCACTGACAGCGAAGACGAAGCTGATATGAACGGAAAAG ATTCCTATCAGAACAACCTAGAGGATATCAAGCACTATGATGAAAAGGAAGAAGCTAACATGATTGAAGGAA tcgaagacgaagacgaagacgaagacgaggATGAGAACGAGGACGAGGACGTGGACGTGGACGAGGACGAGGATGACGACGAATACAAAGACCAAGCCGAAGCCAAAgatgaagacgaagacgaagacgaagaaaaagacaaagacaaagataaagataaaggcaaagacaaagacaaagacaaagataaaggcaaagacaaagacaaagacaaagacaaagacaaagacagagacagagacagagacagagacagagacgaagacgaagacgatgacgaagaaaaagaaaaagaaaaagacaaagacaaagacaaagacaaaggcagagacagagacagagacagagacagagacgaagacgaagacgaagacgaagacgaagaaaaagacaaagacaaagacaaaggcaaagacagagacagagacagagacagagacagagacagagacagagacagagacagagacagagacagagacagagacagagacagagacgaAGACGAACAAAAAggcaaagacaaagacaaagacaaagacaaaggcaaagacagagacagagacagagacagagacagagacagagacagagacagagacagagacagagacagagacagagacagagacagaaacgaagacgaagacgaagacgaagaaaaaggcaaagacaaagacaaagacaaagacaaaggcaaagacagagacagagagagagatagagacagagacagagacagagacgaagacgaagacgaagaaaaagacaaagacaaagacaaagccaAAGACAAAggcagagacagagacagagacagagacagagacagagacagagacagagacagagacagagacagagacgaagacgaagacgaagaaaaaggcaaagacaaagacaaagacaaaggcaaagacagagacagagacagagacagagacagagacagagacagagacagagacagagacagagacagagacagagacagagacagagacagagacgaagacgaagaaaaagacaaaggcaaagacaaagacaaagacaaaggcaaagacaaagacagagacaaagacagagacagagacgaagacgaagacgaagacgaagacgaagacgaagaaaaaggcaaagacaaagacaaagacaaagacaaagacaaagacaaaggcaaAGGCAAAGACAGAGACAGAGAAAGAGatagagacagagacagagacagagacacaGACAGAGATAGAGAAGacgaagaaaaagacaaagacaaagacaaagacagagacagagacagagacagagacagagacagagacagagacagagacagagacgaagacgaagaaaaagacaaagacaaagacaaagaagacaaaggcaaagacagagacagagacagagacagagacagagacagagacgaagacgaagacgaagacgaagaaaaaggcaaagacaaagacaaagacaaagacaaagacaaagacaaaggcaaAGACAGAGACAGAGAAAGAGatagagacagagacagagacagagacgaagacgaagaaaaagaaaaagacaaagacaaaggcaaagacagagacagagacagagacagggACAGAccagacagagacagagacagagacgaagacgaagaaaaaggcaaagacaaagacaaaggcaaaggcaaagacagagacagagagagagacagagacagagacagagacagagacagagacagagacgaaatggaagacgaagattcagAATTATTTCCCGGAGAATACTCTGAAGACGAGACTCAAGCGGACGCTGGGGCAcctaaag GGTACTTTGACCGGTGGATCAATGAGGAAGAGGAGCCAGAAAAATCCAATTCAGAGCTGATGAATGCGAATGGTAATTAA
- the LOC138058104 gene encoding serine-aspartate repeat-containing protein I-like isoform X4, with protein MSRLVLFLCVLQTVSVMFPHSSAAPVHKRSLHNNRMENFNMEFMEQNDVPEEINSDEDWDPKDPEDITDSEDEADMNGKGIYFSSLKHQDSYQNNLEDIKHYDEKEEANMIEGIEDEDEDEDEDENEDEDVDVDEDEDDDEYKDQAEAKDEDEDEDEEKDKDKDKDKGKDKDKDKDKGKDKDKDKDKDKDRDRDRDRDRDEDEDDDEEKEKEKDKDKDKDKGRDRDRDRDRDEDEDEDEDEEKDKDKDKGKDRDRDRDRDRDRDRDRDRDRDRDRDRDRDEDEQKGKDKDKDKDKGKDRDRDRDRDRDRDRDRDRDRDRDRDRDRNEDEDEDEEKGKDKDKDKDKGKDRDRERDRDRDRDRDEDEDEEKDKDKDKAKDKGRDRDRDRDRDRDRDRDRDRDRDEDEDEEKGKDKDKDKGKDRDRDRDRDRDRDRDRDRDRDRDRDRDRDRDEDEEKDKGKDKDKDKGKDKDRDKDRDRDEDEDEDEDEDEEKGKDKDKDKDKDKDKGKGKDRDRERDRDRDRDRDRDRDRDEDEEKDKDKDKEDKGKDRDRDRDRDRDRDEDEDEDEEKGKDKDKDKDKDKDKGKDRDRERDRDRDRDRDEDEEKEKDKDKGKDRDRDRDRDRPDRDRDRDEDEEKGKDKDKGKGKDRDRERDRDRDRDRDRDRDEMEDEDSELFPGEYSEDETQADAGAPKGYFDRWINEEEEPEKSNSELMNANGN; from the exons CGTTCGTTACATAACAACCGTATGGAAAACTTTAACATGGAATTCATGGAACAGAATGACGTACCGGAAGAAATAAATAGTGACGAAG ACTGGGACCCGAAAGACCCAGAAGACATCACTGACAGCGAAGACGAAGCTGATATGAACGGAAAAG GGATTTACTTTTCCTCTTTGAAACACCAAGATTCCTATCAGAACAACCTAGAGGATATCAAGCACTATGATGAAAAGGAAGAAGCTAACATGATTGAAGGAA tcgaagacgaagacgaagacgaagacgaggATGAGAACGAGGACGAGGACGTGGACGTGGACGAGGACGAGGATGACGACGAATACAAAGACCAAGCCGAAGCCAAAgatgaagacgaagacgaagacgaagaaaaagacaaagacaaagataaagataaaggcaaagacaaagacaaagacaaagataaaggcaaagacaaagacaaagacaaagacaaagacaaagacagagacagagacagagacagagacagagacgaagacgaagacgatgacgaagaaaaagaaaaagaaaaagacaaagacaaagacaaagacaaaggcagagacagagacagagacagagacagagacgaagacgaagacgaagacgaagacgaagaaaaagacaaagacaaagacaaaggcaaagacagagacagagacagagacagagacagagacagagacagagacagagacagagacagagacagagacagagacagagacagagacgaAGACGAACAAAAAggcaaagacaaagacaaagacaaagacaaaggcaaagacagagacagagacagagacagagacagagacagagacagagacagagacagagacagagacagagacagagacagagacagaaacgaagacgaagacgaagacgaagaaaaaggcaaagacaaagacaaagacaaagacaaaggcaaagacagagacagagagagagatagagacagagacagagacagagacgaagacgaagacgaagaaaaagacaaagacaaagacaaagccaAAGACAAAggcagagacagagacagagacagagacagagacagagacagagacagagacagagacagagacagagacgaagacgaagacgaagaaaaaggcaaagacaaagacaaagacaaaggcaaagacagagacagagacagagacagagacagagacagagacagagacagagacagagacagagacagagacagagacagagacagagacagagacgaagacgaagaaaaagacaaaggcaaagacaaagacaaagacaaaggcaaagacaaagacagagacaaagacagagacagagacgaagacgaagacgaagacgaagacgaagacgaagaaaaaggcaaagacaaagacaaagacaaagacaaagacaaagacaaaggcaaAGGCAAAGACAGAGACAGAGAAAGAGat agagacagagacagagacagagacagagacagagacagagacgaagacgaagaaaaagacaaagacaaagacaaagaagacaaaggcaaagacagagacagagacagagacagagacagagacagagacgaagacgaagacgaagacgaagaaaaaggcaaagacaaagacaaagacaaagacaaagacaaagacaaaggcaaAGACAGAGACAGAGAAAGAGatagagacagagacagagacagagacgaagacgaagaaaaagaaaaagacaaagacaaaggcaaagacagagacagagacagagacagggACAGAccagacagagacagagacagagacgaagacgaagaaaaaggcaaagacaaagacaaaggcaaaggcaaagacagagacagagagagagacagagacagagacagagacagagacagagacagagacgaaatggaagacgaagattcagAATTATTTCCCGGAGAATACTCTGAAGACGAGACTCAAGCGGACGCTGGGGCAcctaaag GGTACTTTGACCGGTGGATCAATGAGGAAGAGGAGCCAGAAAAATCCAATTCAGAGCTGATGAATGCGAATGGTAATTAA
- the LOC138058104 gene encoding serine-aspartate repeat-containing protein I-like isoform X5: MSRLVLFLCVLQTVSVMFPHSSAAPVHKRSLHNNRMENFNMEFMEQNDVPEEINSDEDWDPKDPEDITDSEDEADMNGKGIYFSSLKHQDSYQNNLEDIKHYDEKEEANMIEGIEDEDEDEDEDENEDEDVDVDEDEDDDEYKDQAEAKDEDEDEDEEKDKDKDKDKGKDKDKDKDKGKDKDKDKDKDKDRDRDRDRDRDEDEDDDEEKEKEKDKDKDKDKGRDRDRDRDRDEDEDEDEDEEKDKDKDKGKDRDRDRDRDRDRDRDRDRDRDRDRDRDRDEDEQKGKDKDKDKDKGKDRDRDRDRDRDRDRDRDRDRDRDRDRDRNEDEDEDEEKGKDKDKDKDKGKDRDRERDRDRDRDRDEDEDEEKDKDKDKAKDKGRDRDRDRDRDRDRDRDRDRDRDEDEDEEKGKDKDKDKGKDRDRDRDRDRDRDRDRDRDRDRDRDRDRDRDEDEEKDKGKDKDKDKGKDKDRDKDRDRDEDEDEDEDEDEEKGKDKDKDKDKDKDKGKGKDRDRERDRDRDRDRDTDRDREDEEKDKDKDKDRDRDRDRDRDRDRDRDRDEDEEKGKDKDKGKGKDRDRERDRDRDRDRDRDRDEMEDEDSELFPGEYSEDETQADAGAPKGYFDRWINEEEEPEKSNSELMNANGN; encoded by the exons CGTTCGTTACATAACAACCGTATGGAAAACTTTAACATGGAATTCATGGAACAGAATGACGTACCGGAAGAAATAAATAGTGACGAAG ACTGGGACCCGAAAGACCCAGAAGACATCACTGACAGCGAAGACGAAGCTGATATGAACGGAAAAG GGATTTACTTTTCCTCTTTGAAACACCAAGATTCCTATCAGAACAACCTAGAGGATATCAAGCACTATGATGAAAAGGAAGAAGCTAACATGATTGAAGGAA tcgaagacgaagacgaagacgaagacgaggATGAGAACGAGGACGAGGACGTGGACGTGGACGAGGACGAGGATGACGACGAATACAAAGACCAAGCCGAAGCCAAAgatgaagacgaagacgaagacgaagaaaaagacaaagacaaagataaagataaaggcaaagacaaagacaaagacaaagataaaggcaaagacaaagacaaagacaaagacaaagacaaagacagagacagagacagagacagagacagagacgaagacgaagacgatgacgaagaaaaagaaaaagaaaaagacaaagacaaagacaaagacaaaggcagagacagagacagagacagagacagagacgaagacgaagacgaagacgaagacgaagaaaaagacaaagacaaagacaaaggcaaagacagagacagagacagagacagagacagagacagagacagagacagagacagagacagagacagagacagagacagagacagagacgaAGACGAACAAAAAggcaaagacaaagacaaagacaaagacaaaggcaaagacagagacagagacagagacagagacagagacagagacagagacagagacagagacagagacagagacagagacagagacagaaacgaagacgaagacgaagacgaagaaaaaggcaaagacaaagacaaagacaaagacaaaggcaaagacagagacagagagagagatagagacagagacagagacagagacgaagacgaagacgaagaaaaagacaaagacaaagacaaagccaAAGACAAAggcagagacagagacagagacagagacagagacagagacagagacagagacagagacagagacagagacgaagacgaagacgaagaaaaaggcaaagacaaagacaaagacaaaggcaaagacagagacagagacagagacagagacagagacagagacagagacagagacagagacagagacagagacagagacagagacagagacagagacgaagacgaagaaaaagacaaaggcaaagacaaagacaaagacaaaggcaaagacaaagacagagacaaagacagagacagagacgaagacgaagacgaagacgaagacgaagacgaagaaaaaggcaaagacaaagacaaagacaaagacaaagacaaagacaaaggcaaAGGCAAAGACAGAGACAGAGAAAGAGatagagacagagacagagacagagacacaGACAGAGATAGAGAAGacgaagaaaaagacaaagacaaagacaaagacagagacagagacagagacagagacagagacag agacagagacagagacagagacgaagacgaagaaaaaggcaaagacaaagacaaaggcaaaggcaaagacagagacagagagagagacagagacagagacagagacagagacagagacagagacgaaatggaagacgaagattcagAATTATTTCCCGGAGAATACTCTGAAGACGAGACTCAAGCGGACGCTGGGGCAcctaaag GGTACTTTGACCGGTGGATCAATGAGGAAGAGGAGCCAGAAAAATCCAATTCAGAGCTGATGAATGCGAATGGTAATTAA
- the LOC138058104 gene encoding serine-aspartate repeat-containing protein I-like isoform X2 translates to MSRLVLFLCVLQTVSVMFPHSSAAPVHKRSLHNNRMENFNMEFMEQNDVPEEINSDEDWDPKDPEDITDSEDEADMNGKGIYFSSLKHQDSYQNNLEDIKHYDEKEEANMIEGIEDEDEDEDEDENEDEDVDVDEDEDDDEYKDQAEAKDEDEDEDEEKDKDKDKDKGKDKDKDKDKDKDRDRDRDRDRDEDEDDDEEKEKEKDKDKDKDKGRDRDRDRDRDEDEDEDEDEEKDKDKDKGKDRDRDRDRDRDRDRDRDRDRDRDRDRDRDEDEQKGKDKDKDKDKGKDRDRDRDRDRDRDRDRDRDRDRDRDRDRNEDEDEDEEKGKDKDKDKDKGKDRDRERDRDRDRDRDEDEDEEKDKDKDKAKDKGRDRDRDRDRDRDRDRDRDRDRDEDEDEEKGKDKDKDKGKDRDRDRDRDRDRDRDRDRDRDRDRDRDRDRDEDEEKDKGKDKDKDKGKDKDRDKDRDRDEDEDEDEDEDEEKGKDKDKDKDKDKDKGKGKDRDRERDRDRDRDRDTDRDREDEEKDKDKDKDRDRDRDRDRDRDRDRDRDEDEEKDKDKDKEDKGKDRDRDRDRDRDRDEDEDEDEEKGKDKDKDKDKDKDKGKDRDRERDRDRDRDRDEDEEKEKDKDKGKDRDRDRDRDRPDRDRDRDEDEEKGKDKDKGKGKDRDRERDRDRDRDRDRDRDEMEDEDSELFPGEYSEDETQADAGAPKGYFDRWINEEEEPEKSNSELMNANGN, encoded by the exons CGTTCGTTACATAACAACCGTATGGAAAACTTTAACATGGAATTCATGGAACAGAATGACGTACCGGAAGAAATAAATAGTGACGAAG ACTGGGACCCGAAAGACCCAGAAGACATCACTGACAGCGAAGACGAAGCTGATATGAACGGAAAAG GGATTTACTTTTCCTCTTTGAAACACCAAGATTCCTATCAGAACAACCTAGAGGATATCAAGCACTATGATGAAAAGGAAGAAGCTAACATGATTGAAGGAA tcgaagacgaagacgaagacgaagacgaggATGAGAACGAGGACGAGGACGTGGACGTGGACGAGGACGAGGATGACGACGAATACAAAGACCAAGCCGAAGCCAAAgatgaagacgaagacgaagacgaagaaaaagacaaagacaaagataaagataaag gcaaagacaaagacaaagacaaagacaaagacaaagacagagacagagacagagacagagacagagacgaagacgaagacgatgacgaagaaaaagaaaaagaaaaagacaaagacaaagacaaagacaaaggcagagacagagacagagacagagacagagacgaagacgaagacgaagacgaagacgaagaaaaagacaaagacaaagacaaaggcaaagacagagacagagacagagacagagacagagacagagacagagacagagacagagacagagacagagacagagacagagacagagacgaAGACGAACAAAAAggcaaagacaaagacaaagacaaagacaaaggcaaagacagagacagagacagagacagagacagagacagagacagagacagagacagagacagagacagagacagagacagagacagaaacgaagacgaagacgaagacgaagaaaaaggcaaagacaaagacaaagacaaagacaaaggcaaagacagagacagagagagagatagagacagagacagagacagagacgaagacgaagacgaagaaaaagacaaagacaaagacaaagccaAAGACAAAggcagagacagagacagagacagagacagagacagagacagagacagagacagagacagagacagagacgaagacgaagacgaagaaaaaggcaaagacaaagacaaagacaaaggcaaagacagagacagagacagagacagagacagagacagagacagagacagagacagagacagagacagagacagagacagagacagagacagagacgaagacgaagaaaaagacaaaggcaaagacaaagacaaagacaaaggcaaagacaaagacagagacaaagacagagacagagacgaagacgaagacgaagacgaagacgaagacgaagaaaaaggcaaagacaaagacaaagacaaagacaaagacaaagacaaaggcaaAGGCAAAGACAGAGACAGAGAAAGAGatagagacagagacagagacagagacacaGACAGAGATAGAGAAGacgaagaaaaagacaaagacaaagacaaagacagagacagagacagagacagagacagagacagagacagagacagagacagagacgaagacgaagaaaaagacaaagacaaagacaaagaagacaaaggcaaagacagagacagagacagagacagagacagagacagagacgaagacgaagacgaagacgaagaaaaaggcaaagacaaagacaaagacaaagacaaagacaaagacaaaggcaaAGACAGAGACAGAGAAAGAGatagagacagagacagagacagagacgaagacgaagaaaaagaaaaagacaaagacaaaggcaaagacagagacagagacagagacagggACAGAccagacagagacagagacagagacgaagacgaagaaaaaggcaaagacaaagacaaaggcaaaggcaaagacagagacagagagagagacagagacagagacagagacagagacagagacagagacgaaatggaagacgaagattcagAATTATTTCCCGGAGAATACTCTGAAGACGAGACTCAAGCGGACGCTGGGGCAcctaaag GGTACTTTGACCGGTGGATCAATGAGGAAGAGGAGCCAGAAAAATCCAATTCAGAGCTGATGAATGCGAATGGTAATTAA
- the LOC138058104 gene encoding serine-aspartate repeat-containing protein I-like isoform X1 yields MSRLVLFLCVLQTVSVMFPHSSAAPVHKRSLHNNRMENFNMEFMEQNDVPEEINSDEDWDPKDPEDITDSEDEADMNGKGIYFSSLKHQDSYQNNLEDIKHYDEKEEANMIEGIEDEDEDEDEDENEDEDVDVDEDEDDDEYKDQAEAKDEDEDEDEEKDKDKDKDKGKDKDKDKDKGKDKDKDKDKDKDRDRDRDRDRDEDEDDDEEKEKEKDKDKDKDKGRDRDRDRDRDEDEDEDEDEEKDKDKDKGKDRDRDRDRDRDRDRDRDRDRDRDRDRDRDEDEQKGKDKDKDKDKGKDRDRDRDRDRDRDRDRDRDRDRDRDRDRNEDEDEDEEKGKDKDKDKDKGKDRDRERDRDRDRDRDEDEDEEKDKDKDKAKDKGRDRDRDRDRDRDRDRDRDRDRDEDEDEEKGKDKDKDKGKDRDRDRDRDRDRDRDRDRDRDRDRDRDRDRDEDEEKDKGKDKDKDKGKDKDRDKDRDRDEDEDEDEDEDEEKGKDKDKDKDKDKDKGKGKDRDRERDRDRDRDRDTDRDREDEEKDKDKDKDRDRDRDRDRDRDRDRDRDEDEEKDKDKDKEDKGKDRDRDRDRDRDRDEDEDEDEEKGKDKDKDKDKDKDKGKDRDRERDRDRDRDRDEDEEKEKDKDKGKDRDRDRDRDRPDRDRDRDEDEEKGKDKDKGKGKDRDRERDRDRDRDRDRDRDEMEDEDSELFPGEYSEDETQADAGAPKGYFDRWINEEEEPEKSNSELMNANGN; encoded by the exons CGTTCGTTACATAACAACCGTATGGAAAACTTTAACATGGAATTCATGGAACAGAATGACGTACCGGAAGAAATAAATAGTGACGAAG ACTGGGACCCGAAAGACCCAGAAGACATCACTGACAGCGAAGACGAAGCTGATATGAACGGAAAAG GGATTTACTTTTCCTCTTTGAAACACCAAGATTCCTATCAGAACAACCTAGAGGATATCAAGCACTATGATGAAAAGGAAGAAGCTAACATGATTGAAGGAA tcgaagacgaagacgaagacgaagacgaggATGAGAACGAGGACGAGGACGTGGACGTGGACGAGGACGAGGATGACGACGAATACAAAGACCAAGCCGAAGCCAAAgatgaagacgaagacgaagacgaagaaaaagacaaagacaaagataaagataaaggcaaagacaaagacaaagacaaagataaaggcaaagacaaagacaaagacaaagacaaagacaaagacagagacagagacagagacagagacagagacgaagacgaagacgatgacgaagaaaaagaaaaagaaaaagacaaagacaaagacaaagacaaaggcagagacagagacagagacagagacagagacgaagacgaagacgaagacgaagacgaagaaaaagacaaagacaaagacaaaggcaaagacagagacagagacagagacagagacagagacagagacagagacagagacagagacagagacagagacagagacagagacagagacgaAGACGAACAAAAAggcaaagacaaagacaaagacaaagacaaaggcaaagacagagacagagacagagacagagacagagacagagacagagacagagacagagacagagacagagacagagacagagacagaaacgaagacgaagacgaagacgaagaaaaaggcaaagacaaagacaaagacaaagacaaaggcaaagacagagacagagagagagatagagacagagacagagacagagacgaagacgaagacgaagaaaaagacaaagacaaagacaaagccaAAGACAAAggcagagacagagacagagacagagacagagacagagacagagacagagacagagacagagacagagacgaagacgaagacgaagaaaaaggcaaagacaaagacaaagacaaaggcaaagacagagacagagacagagacagagacagagacagagacagagacagagacagagacagagacagagacagagacagagacagagacagagacgaagacgaagaaaaagacaaaggcaaagacaaagacaaagacaaaggcaaagacaaagacagagacaaagacagagacagagacgaagacgaagacgaagacgaagacgaagacgaagaaaaaggcaaagacaaagacaaagacaaagacaaagacaaagacaaaggcaaAGGCAAAGACAGAGACAGAGAAAGAGatagagacagagacagagacagagacacaGACAGAGATAGAGAAGacgaagaaaaagacaaagacaaagacaaagacagagacagagacagagacagagacagagacagagacagagacagagacagagacgaagacgaagaaaaagacaaagacaaagacaaagaagacaaaggcaaagacagagacagagacagagacagagacagagacagagacgaagacgaagacgaagacgaagaaaaaggcaaagacaaagacaaagacaaagacaaagacaaagacaaaggcaaAGACAGAGACAGAGAAAGAGatagagacagagacagagacagagacgaagacgaagaaaaagaaaaagacaaagacaaaggcaaagacagagacagagacagagacagggACAGAccagacagagacagagacagagacgaagacgaagaaaaaggcaaagacaaagacaaaggcaaaggcaaagacagagacagagagagagacagagacagagacagagacagagacagagacagagacgaaatggaagacgaagattcagAATTATTTCCCGGAGAATACTCTGAAGACGAGACTCAAGCGGACGCTGGGGCAcctaaag GGTACTTTGACCGGTGGATCAATGAGGAAGAGGAGCCAGAAAAATCCAATTCAGAGCTGATGAATGCGAATGGTAATTAA
- the LOC138055504 gene encoding craniofacial development protein 2-like, with the protein MDVIQCYAPTNDSDDQDKEEFYSRLLTIIQDRPERNVIIVMGDFNAKIGSDNRGYEKIMGQQGLGEMNDNGERFADLCAPIDLVIGGSVLQHRRIHKVTWVSPDLQTENQIDHMCIGKRFRRTLQDVRVR; encoded by the coding sequence ATGGATGTGATACAATGCTACGCCCCAACGAATGATAGCGATGACCAAGACAAGGAGGAGTTCTACAGCAGACTGTTAACCATTATCCAGGATCGCCCAGAACGAAACGTCATCATTGTAATGGGAGATTTTAATGCCAAGATTGGCAGTGATAACAGGGGATACGAGAAGATCATGGGGCAGCAGGGTCTAGGGGAGATGAATGATAATGGAGAGAGATTTGCCGACCTATGTGCCCCAATCGATCTGGTCATAGGAGGGAGTGTCCTCCAACACAGAAGGATACACAAAGTGACTTGGGTGTCACCAGACCTGCAGACAGAAAATCAGATTGATCACATGTGCATCGGGAAGAGATTCCGAAGAACTCTTCAAGATGTGCGTGTCAGGTGA